In the genome of Raphanus sativus cultivar WK10039 chromosome 9, ASM80110v3, whole genome shotgun sequence, the window AAAAGATAAGAGTAAAGCAGTAATGAATTCACACATACaatttacaaacaaacaaatgtaCTTTTGGATAACTAAAAGTTCTTAGATAAATCAATAGTGATGATAAAAAGACCAAAAAGGGTTCGAATATAACAAAATCCTCGGACAGGATCAGCGTGTACTTAATCAAAGTGTCCGGATTTCTCTCCAACTTACATTTGACTCTGTAAAATCCACCCCCTCATACACATATACTTATCATCTTTCTCCTTTAATCAAATACATTCCTCCCGTCAAACAAAACACCTCCATAGAGACCTTTCCTTCACTTCCTTCATGGCTGATAGTGCTCAAGTAGTACCCGTCGAGGAACCAGCTGCAACCGCCACCGCCACGGCAACCGtagtaacaacaacaacaacgactGAACCAGAAGCCAAAACCTCCGACCAAATGGAGTCACAGAGCGTTAAGCCACCCGTTGGAACGTTGGTCACAATCATGAACCTTTTCGCCATCGGTGTACTTCCCATCTTCACCTTCTTTCTATCCCTTACACTCCTAGGCTACGCTGTGTGGCTCCTCTACATGCGCAGCTACGACTGCGAAGATATCCTCGGTCTTCCACGTATCCAGACCATCGCTAGCGTCGGTCTCCTTGCCGTGTTCGTCGTCAGCAATGTGGCTCTGTTTCTCCGACGGAAGTTTCCGATGCCGGCACTCGTGGTGATGTTCGTGATTCTTTTGCTAATGCTGTTCATCGGTTTGGCGTACGCCGGAGTCAATGAGATGCAGACCAGGAGGTTTCCGGCGACTGGGACGTGGTTTAAGCTCAAAGTGATGGATAATGTGAACTGGAACAATATCAAATCGTGTGTCTACGACAAAGGCGCATGCAACGAGCTTGCTTACGGATCTCCAAACGATAAACCTTATAATAGAAGAAAAATGCCACCTATAAAGGTTCGTTCactatagatatatatatatatatactttgagCTCATAACCATATTTTGCCTTGTGCATCCGGTGCATTCTAACATGCATAATACACGAAATTTTAAGAGTTAGTATATGTAttccaaacaaaaatttattaaaattgtctATAAACTCCAAAGTGACCTACCATGCAATACTGATAAGAAATGAAATTATCAAATGAATAATGTACATATCATACTATCATATTTACAAGACTTCAAATAGTTCGACAGGATCATGTACGAAAGGATCTTCAAACTAGTAGGTTAATTGCAcaagttgttttgattttttgttgttgttgttattgcaGAATGGATGTTGTATGCCGCCAGAGACATGCAACATGGACACTTTAAACGCGACGTTTTGGTATAGAAGAAAAGACGAGGGACAACCATTGAAGACGGAGGTGCTGTACGGGGGCATGGTCGGAAGACTAAGTGACTGTCAGCTGTGGAGGAACGATTGGAGCGTGTTGTGTTATGATTGTAGGTCTTGCAAGTTAGGATTCGTAAGATCTGTAAGAAGGAAATGGTGGCAGCTAGGTGTCTTCTTGATAGTCATCTCCattcttcttctcatctctcACCTCTTGATCTTCTTGGCCACCTTTTGGGAACGTTTCAAGGGTTAATCATCATCATGATGGTCTTTCTAATTaggagagttttttttttctttttctgtgtggtaaaataatatctttcttc includes:
- the LOC130499677 gene encoding tetraspanin-15-like, coding for MADSAQVVPVEEPAATATATATVVTTTTTTEPEAKTSDQMESQSVKPPVGTLVTIMNLFAIGVLPIFTFFLSLTLLGYAVWLLYMRSYDCEDILGLPRIQTIASVGLLAVFVVSNVALFLRRKFPMPALVVMFVILLLMLFIGLAYAGVNEMQTRRFPATGTWFKLKVMDNVNWNNIKSCVYDKGACNELAYGSPNDKPYNRRKMPPIKNGCCMPPETCNMDTLNATFWYRRKDEGQPLKTEVLYGGMVGRLSDCQLWRNDWSVLCYDCRSCKLGFVRSVRRKWWQLGVFLIVISILLLISHLLIFLATFWERFKG